From the genome of Malus domestica chromosome 04, GDT2T_hap1, one region includes:
- the LOC103419236 gene encoding uncharacterized protein isoform X2 yields the protein MATAPVKPPLHNFPLTFLKWGTKNATANNHNRYRRPASAEPASEPDSESDRHNRVGSSRADRRRLSLISCSENKRRRSEERESDQEEEEAEVLLQKPWNLRPRRPPATASFQKASGPNAAVGANREGQEPEGPNRSQSEMMQQQQPKSMRLRGLAEGQSVEKKKEKSKFWIALSKEEIEEDVFVMTGSRPSRRPKKRPKNVQKQLDSIFPGLWLVGVTADAYKSADSP from the exons ATGGCGACAGCGCCAGTGAAGCCGCCGCTGCACAACTTCCCGCTCACATTCTTGAAATGGGGGACTAAGAACGCCACCGCCAACAACCACAACCGCTACCGCCGACCCGCCTCCGCTGAACCAGCCTCCGAGCCCGACTCCGAATCCGACCGCCACAACCGGGTCGGGTCCTCCCGGGCCGATCGCCGCCGATTATCGCTGATCTCGTGCTCGGAAAACAAGCGCCGCAGGAGCGAGGAGAGGGAGAGCGatcaagaggaggaggaagctgAGGTGCTACTTCAGAAGCCCTGGAATTTGAGGCCCAGGAGACCTCCCGCGACGGCGTCGTTTCAAAAGGCGAGTGGCCCTAACGCCGCGGTTGGTGCGAACCGGGAAGGGCAGGAACCTGAAGGGCCGAACAGAAGTCAGAGCGAGAtgatgcagcagcagcagccgaAGTCGATGAGGTTGAGGGGTTTGGCGGAGGGGCAAAgtgtggagaagaagaaggagaagagcaAGTTCTGGATCGCTTTGTCgaaggaggagattgaagagGACGTGTTCGTGATGACCGGGTCGAGGCCCTCCAGAAGGCCCAAGAAGCGACCCAAGAATGTTCAGAAGCAGCTCGAT AGTATCTTTCCTGGGTTGTGGCTGGTTGGTGTTACTGCTGATGCTTATAAGTCTGCTGATTCTCCAT AG
- the LOC103419236 gene encoding uncharacterized protein isoform X1: MATAPVKPPLHNFPLTFLKWGTKNATANNHNRYRRPASAEPASEPDSESDRHNRVGSSRADRRRLSLISCSENKRRRSEERESDQEEEEAEVLLQKPWNLRPRRPPATASFQKASGPNAAVGANREGQEPEGPNRSQSEMMQQQQPKSMRLRGLAEGQSVEKKKEKSKFWIALSKEEIEEDVFVMTGSRPSRRPKKRPKNVQKQLDSIFPGLWLVGVTADAYKSADSPCKR, translated from the exons ATGGCGACAGCGCCAGTGAAGCCGCCGCTGCACAACTTCCCGCTCACATTCTTGAAATGGGGGACTAAGAACGCCACCGCCAACAACCACAACCGCTACCGCCGACCCGCCTCCGCTGAACCAGCCTCCGAGCCCGACTCCGAATCCGACCGCCACAACCGGGTCGGGTCCTCCCGGGCCGATCGCCGCCGATTATCGCTGATCTCGTGCTCGGAAAACAAGCGCCGCAGGAGCGAGGAGAGGGAGAGCGatcaagaggaggaggaagctgAGGTGCTACTTCAGAAGCCCTGGAATTTGAGGCCCAGGAGACCTCCCGCGACGGCGTCGTTTCAAAAGGCGAGTGGCCCTAACGCCGCGGTTGGTGCGAACCGGGAAGGGCAGGAACCTGAAGGGCCGAACAGAAGTCAGAGCGAGAtgatgcagcagcagcagccgaAGTCGATGAGGTTGAGGGGTTTGGCGGAGGGGCAAAgtgtggagaagaagaaggagaagagcaAGTTCTGGATCGCTTTGTCgaaggaggagattgaagagGACGTGTTCGTGATGACCGGGTCGAGGCCCTCCAGAAGGCCCAAGAAGCGACCCAAGAATGTTCAGAAGCAGCTCGAT AGTATCTTTCCTGGGTTGTGGCTGGTTGGTGTTACTGCTGATGCTTATAAGTCTGCTGATTCTCCATGTAAG AGGTAG